From Aedes albopictus strain Foshan chromosome 1, AalbF5, whole genome shotgun sequence, one genomic window encodes:
- the LOC109422153 gene encoding glutathione S-transferase theta-3, producing the protein MANGRSIRFYYDLISQPCRALYIFLEQNKIPYQKCPIALREWEHTTPEYLQNVNRFGKVPAIVDGKNFKLAESIAILRYLAREFAVPDHWYPRDSRRRARVDEYLEWQHSNTRLHCAGYVRYVWRGPLRGETMDPRVAKRLKAEMVGCLDFIESNVLQREARFIAGDEISIADLVAACEIEQPKLAGYDARVGRPHLTAWMQRVKETTQPDYDEAHKILNKFAPTAT; encoded by the exons ATGGCAAACGGTCGCAGTATTCGCTTCTACTACGACCTCATATCGCAACCTTGCCGTGCTTTGTACATTTTCCTTGAGCAGAACAAAATCCCCTATCAAAAGTGTCCCATTGCGTTGCGGGAAT GGGAACACACAACGCCCGAATATCTGCAAAATGTGAACCGTTTCGGCAAAGTGCCCGCCATTGTGGACGGGAAGAACTTCAAACTGGCGGAGAGCATTGCAATTCTGCGCTATCTGGCGCGAGAGTTCGCCGTTCCGGACCATTGGTATCCGAGGGACAGCCGTAGGCGCGCCAGGGTCGACGAGTACTTGGAGTGGCAGCATTCGAACACTCGGTTGCACTGTGCCGGGTACGTGCGCTACGTGTGGCGAGGACCGCTTCGCGGGGAAACCATGGACCCGCGGGTCGCCAAGAGGCTGAAGGCCGAGATGGTCGGTTGTTTGGATTTCATCGAATCGAACGTGCTGCAGCGGGAGGCACGGTTCATAGCAGGCGATGAGATTTCGATCGCTGACCTGGTGGCGGCCTGCGAGATCGAGCAACCGA AGCTAGCTGGATACGACGCACGTGTAGGACGACCACATCTGACGGCTTGGATGCAAAGGGTTAAGGAAACCACCCAACCAGACTATGATGAAGCGCATAAGATTCTGAATAAATTTGCGCCTACTGCGACGTGA